In Arvicola amphibius chromosome 1, mArvAmp1.2, whole genome shotgun sequence, one DNA window encodes the following:
- the LOC119803924 gene encoding olfactory receptor 51L1, which produces MLAWNSSDVTEPMFILKGFPGLEYVHSWLSVPFCLAYLVAFIGNVTILSVIWVEPSLHQPMYYFLSILALTDLGMSMSTLPTMLTVLWLDAQEIHASACYAQLFFIHTFTFLESSVLLAMAFDRFVAICRPLHYSTILTNGAIGKIGMACLLRSMGVVLPTPLLLRRYHYCHINALSHAFCLHQDVLRLSCSSARVNSVYGLCVVIATLGVDSVFILISYALILNAVLSIASREERLKALNTCVSHICVVLIFFVPVIGVSMVHRFGKRLSPIVHILMADIYLLLPPVLNPVVYSVRTKQICLGILRKFRLRRF; this is translated from the coding sequence ATGCTTGCCTGGAATAGCAGTGATGTTACAGAGCCCATGTTTATCCTGAAGGGTTTTCCTGGACTGGAATATGTCCACTCTTGGCTCTCAGTGCCTTTCTGCCTTGCATATTTGGTAGCATTCATTGGTAATGTGACCATTCTTTCTGTCATCTGGGTAGAGCCCTCACTCCATCAGCCAATGTACTATTTCCTGTCCATCTTGGCTCTGACAGACCTAGGTATGTCCATGTCTACACTTCCCACAATGCTTACTGTGCTGTGGTTGGATGCTCAAGAGATCCACGCAAGTGCTTGCTATGCTCAGTTATTCTTCATCCACACATTCACGTTTCTGGAGTCCTCAGTGCTTCTGGCTATGGCCTTTGACCGTTTTGTTGCCATCTGCCGTCCTTTACACTACTCTACCATCCTCACCAACGGTGCGATTGGCAAGATTGGTATGGCCTGCTTGTTACGAAGCATGGGAGTTGTTCTGCCCACACCTTTGTTACTAAGACGCTATCACTATTGCCACATCAATGCCCTCTCCCATGCCTTCTGCTTGCACCAAGATGTTCTAAGGTTGTCCTGTTCCAGTGCCAGGGTCAACAGTGTTTATGGACTTTGTGTAGTTATTGCTACACTAGGTGTGGATTCAGTCTTCATACTTATTTCTTATGCTCTTATTTTGAATGCAGTTCTGAGTATTGCATCCCGCGAAGAGCGACTAAAGGCGCTGAACACCTGTGTTTCCCATATCTGTGTGGTGCTCATCTTCTTTGTACCAGTTATTGGGGTGTCAATGGTTCATCGCTTTGGAAAACGTCTCTCTCCCATAGTCCACATTCTCATGGCTGACATCTACCTGCTTCTTCCCCCAGTGCTTAACCCAGTTGTCTACAGCGTGAGGACAAAACAGATTTGTCTAGGAATTCTCCGCAAGTTTAGGTTAAGAAGGTTTTAA